One Deltaproteobacteria bacterium HGW-Deltaproteobacteria-4 genomic window carries:
- a CDS encoding 30S ribosomal protein S19 produces MARSIKKGPYVQECLSRKITGNDDNVQKKVIKTWSRRSTILPEFVGYTFAVHNGKKFVPVFVSENMVGHKLGEFSPTRTFYGHGADKKSKLKKK; encoded by the coding sequence GTGGCAAGATCAATTAAAAAAGGCCCTTACGTTCAGGAATGTTTGTCGCGCAAGATCACTGGTAACGATGACAATGTACAGAAAAAAGTCATCAAGACCTGGTCACGCCGCTCTACGATCCTGCCGGAGTTTGTCGGCTATACTTTTGCTGTTCATAACGGCAAGAAATTTGTGCCGGTTTTTGTTTCTGAAAATATGGTCGGGCATAAACTCGGTGAATTCTCTCCGACACGCACCTTCTATGGTCACGGCGCTGACAAAAAGAGCAAGCTCAAAAAGAAATAG
- a CDS encoding 50S ribosomal protein L2: MAIKKFKPTSPGRRHMTTAAFDEITKTTPEKSLVVALKRSTGRNNAGRITSRHMGGGHKRRYRLIDFRRDKKEIPAKVVSIEYDPNRSSRIALLCYADGEKRYIIAPHGLSVGDVVIASEGADIKPGNAMPIRTIPQGTWVHNVELKVGKGGQLARSAGTYAMIAAKDGKYAQLRLPSGEVRLVLQDCCATIGQVGNLDHENVKIGKAGRNRWLGIRPQSRGVAMNPVDHPHGGGEGKSSGGRNPVTPWGIPTKGYKTRGNKRTDRFIVRRRVK; this comes from the coding sequence ATGGCGATAAAAAAATTCAAGCCGACCTCTCCCGGTCGTCGTCATATGACTACAGCAGCTTTTGACGAAATAACCAAAACGACTCCCGAGAAAAGTTTGGTTGTTGCGCTGAAGCGCAGCACAGGTCGTAATAATGCTGGTCGTATTACCAGTCGACATATGGGTGGCGGTCATAAACGGAGATATCGTCTGATCGATTTCCGTCGTGACAAGAAAGAAATTCCAGCAAAAGTTGTATCGATTGAGTACGACCCGAATCGTTCGTCACGCATCGCGCTCCTTTGTTATGCTGATGGCGAGAAACGTTATATCATTGCTCCGCACGGCCTGTCAGTAGGCGATGTTGTCATTGCTAGCGAAGGTGCAGACATAAAGCCAGGCAATGCTATGCCGATTCGTACGATTCCGCAAGGTACCTGGGTCCACAATGTTGAGCTTAAAGTCGGCAAAGGTGGTCAACTTGCACGTAGCGCCGGCACCTATGCAATGATCGCCGCTAAAGATGGAAAGTACGCTCAATTGCGCCTTCCTTCCGGAGAAGTTCGGCTCGTACTGCAAGATTGCTGTGCGACTATCGGTCAGGTTGGCAATCTTGATCATGAAAATGTCAAGATAGGTAAAGCAGGTCGTAACCGCTGGCTCGGAATTCGTCCTCAGTCCCGCGGCGTAGCAATGAACCCTGTGGATCATCCGCACGGTGGTGGTGAGGGTAAGAGCTCCGGTGGACGTAATCCCGTTACTCCTTGGGGTATACCGACTAAAGGCTATAAAACTCGCGGCAATAAGCGGACTGATCGCTTTATTGTCCGTCGTAGAGTTAAGTAA
- a CDS encoding 30S ribosomal protein S8, with protein MAMTDPIADLLTRIRNAGLARHQKLDIPSSNLKVAIAEVLKNLGYIKNYKTVSDDKQGVLRIYLKFDELNLPVIHEIKRVSTPGRRVYVGKDEIPKVKSGLGCAIISTSRGVLDDTAAREAQVGGEVLCTIW; from the coding sequence ATGGCAATGACCGATCCCATCGCCGACCTGTTAACCCGCATTCGAAATGCGGGTCTTGCCCGGCACCAGAAATTAGATATCCCTTCATCTAATTTGAAGGTGGCGATAGCTGAAGTTCTTAAGAACCTTGGCTACATTAAAAACTATAAGACCGTCAGCGATGACAAGCAGGGGGTCTTGCGTATCTACCTGAAATTTGATGAGCTGAATCTGCCCGTCATTCACGAGATCAAACGAGTTTCGACCCCTGGGCGTCGTGTATACGTCGGCAAGGATGAGATACCTAAGGTCAAGAGTGGTCTCGGTTGCGCAATCATCTCAACCTCAAGAGGCGTTCTCGATGATACGGCTGCCCGTGAGGCTCAGGTGGGCGGCGAAGTGCTCTGCACAATCTGGTAA
- the map gene encoding type I methionyl aminopeptidase — MISLKTKSEIQKMRDSGRIVAEILLILQEKAGIGVTSRELDIIAEKECLKRKARPAFKGYGGFPYTICASLNHKVVHGFADDVPLLDGDILSVDFGVQYHGYFGDAAITIPIGLIDDEKKCLNEVTRESLTQAIAATQPGNRISDISWAVQSYVEARGFSVVRDFVGHGIGQKLHEAPQVPNFGQPGHGARLKPGMVLAIEPMVNAGCAEVKILADGWTAVTADGRPSSHFEHTVAITADGPVILTLP, encoded by the coding sequence GTGATTTCGCTCAAAACAAAAAGTGAAATCCAGAAAATGCGAGATTCCGGGCGTATCGTTGCTGAAATCCTGCTGATATTGCAGGAAAAAGCTGGAATCGGCGTTACCTCTCGTGAGCTTGATATTATTGCAGAAAAAGAATGTCTCAAACGAAAAGCACGTCCTGCCTTTAAAGGGTATGGTGGTTTCCCATATACAATTTGTGCATCTCTGAACCATAAAGTTGTACATGGTTTTGCTGATGATGTCCCCTTGCTGGACGGTGATATCCTCAGCGTAGATTTTGGTGTTCAATATCACGGTTATTTCGGCGATGCGGCTATTACTATCCCCATTGGTCTGATAGATGATGAAAAGAAGTGTTTGAACGAGGTTACCAGGGAGTCTCTAACTCAGGCGATTGCTGCTACGCAACCTGGTAACCGGATCTCTGATATCTCCTGGGCAGTTCAGTCTTATGTCGAAGCAAGAGGTTTTTCAGTCGTTCGTGATTTCGTTGGACACGGTATAGGTCAAAAGCTCCATGAGGCGCCGCAAGTTCCCAACTTTGGACAACCTGGTCACGGTGCTAGATTGAAGCCTGGAATGGTGTTGGCTATCGAGCCAATGGTCAATGCCGGCTGTGCAGAAGTTAAGATTCTTGCAGACGGCTGGACAGCAGTGACAGCAGATGGTCGACCGTCATCTCATTTTGAGCACACAGTCGCAATCACAGCTGATGGGCCGGTTATTTTAACGTTGCCCTGA
- a CDS encoding 30S ribosomal protein S3 produces MGHKVNPIGFRLGVIKTWDSKWFATADYAKLLHEDIKLREYLKKRLFHAGISKIELERASNKVKVNIFAARPGIIIGKKGSEVESLKKELSKLTDKEIFLNIQEVRKPEIDAQLVAESVALQLERRVAFRRAMKKSVTQALKFGAQGIKITSSGRLGGAEIARTEWYREGRVPLHTLRADIDYGFAEAKTTYGIIGIKVLIFKGEILAREQ; encoded by the coding sequence TTGGGACACAAAGTCAATCCAATAGGATTCCGTCTCGGGGTCATAAAAACCTGGGATTCCAAATGGTTCGCGACAGCCGATTACGCAAAGCTGCTGCATGAAGACATCAAGTTGCGTGAGTATTTGAAGAAGCGCTTGTTTCACGCCGGTATTTCTAAGATTGAACTTGAGCGTGCTTCCAATAAAGTGAAGGTTAATATCTTTGCGGCGCGTCCAGGAATCATCATCGGCAAGAAAGGTTCGGAAGTTGAATCTCTTAAAAAAGAGCTTTCGAAGCTGACCGATAAAGAAATTTTCTTGAACATTCAGGAAGTGCGCAAGCCTGAAATTGATGCTCAACTCGTCGCTGAAAGCGTAGCTCTTCAACTTGAACGTCGAGTAGCTTTCCGACGGGCAATGAAAAAAAGTGTGACGCAGGCACTCAAATTCGGTGCGCAAGGAATCAAGATTACTTCCAGCGGACGTCTCGGTGGTGCGGAAATCGCTCGTACGGAATGGTACCGCGAAGGTCGTGTCCCTCTTCATACTCTGCGTGCAGATATTGATTACGGTTTTGCCGAAGCGAAGACGACCTACGGAATTATCGGAATCAAGGTTCTTATCTTTAAAGGTGAGATCCTCGCTCGCGAGCAATAA
- a CDS encoding 50S ribosomal protein L15 has product MDLSCLKPAIGSTKTRKRIGRGAGSGLGKTSGKGHKGQKARSGGSIKAGFEGGQMPLQRRLPKRGFRPLEKTVYAVINLRDLELFDAGSVIDLDDYGLAGLVKDLHDGIKILGDGELTKALTVKAHKFSKSAQDKIEKAGGTVEVL; this is encoded by the coding sequence ATGGATCTGAGCTGCCTGAAACCGGCGATAGGTTCCACTAAAACTAGAAAACGGATTGGTCGTGGCGCTGGTTCCGGTCTCGGCAAGACATCCGGTAAAGGTCACAAAGGGCAAAAAGCCCGTTCCGGTGGCAGTATTAAGGCTGGCTTTGAAGGCGGACAGATGCCTTTGCAGCGCCGCCTGCCTAAAAGGGGTTTTCGTCCCCTGGAAAAAACCGTTTACGCTGTGATTAATTTACGTGATCTTGAACTTTTTGATGCTGGTAGTGTCATCGACTTGGATGATTACGGTCTCGCGGGTCTCGTCAAGGACTTGCATGATGGAATCAAGATTCTTGGTGATGGTGAGTTGACCAAGGCTCTAACGGTCAAGGCTCACAAATTCAGCAAGTCTGCCCAAGATAAGATTGAAAAAGCCGGCGGTACAGTCGAGGTGCTTTAA
- a CDS encoding 30S ribosomal protein S5, which translates to MHRIDPNELNLTDKVIHINRCAKVVKGGRRFSFSALVVVGDGQGIIGYGLGKAKEVPEAIRKGVEQAKKNLIKVPLKDRSIPFEVLGKFGAGKVLLKPASAGTGVIAGGAARAVLEVTGVGDILSKCIGSNNPHNVVKATVNALSQLKSAEQIMAMRGLGGQNPEAAGQGE; encoded by the coding sequence TTGCATCGCATCGATCCCAATGAGTTGAATCTGACCGATAAGGTCATACACATTAACCGCTGTGCTAAAGTTGTGAAAGGTGGACGCCGGTTTAGTTTCTCTGCTCTTGTCGTTGTTGGCGACGGACAAGGGATTATCGGCTATGGCCTTGGTAAAGCGAAAGAGGTGCCTGAGGCCATCCGTAAGGGTGTAGAGCAGGCGAAAAAGAATTTGATCAAAGTCCCTTTAAAGGATAGATCAATTCCTTTTGAAGTGCTCGGCAAATTCGGCGCTGGTAAGGTCCTACTGAAGCCTGCTTCGGCTGGTACAGGGGTCATAGCTGGTGGTGCTGCACGTGCCGTCCTTGAAGTGACAGGCGTTGGCGATATTCTATCTAAGTGTATCGGCTCGAATAATCCACACAATGTCGTCAAGGCTACAGTTAACGCCCTCAGTCAGCTCAAGAGTGCTGAGCAGATTATGGCAATGCGCGGTCTTGGTGGACAAAATCCTGAAGCTGCGGGTCAGGGGGAGTAA
- a CDS encoding 50S ribosomal protein L22 has product MESKAKLSYARLSPQKTRLVVDMVRGKAVQEAINILKFSPQKAAAIVSTLVTSAVANAEQKGVSDLDRLFIKEIMVDQGPVLKRFLPRAQGRATKIRKPTSHILVVLAEK; this is encoded by the coding sequence ATGGAAAGCAAAGCCAAACTGAGTTATGCCCGTCTGTCGCCACAAAAGACCCGTCTTGTTGTGGATATGGTGCGCGGTAAGGCCGTTCAAGAGGCCATAAATATTCTAAAGTTTTCCCCGCAAAAGGCCGCGGCTATTGTCTCGACGCTGGTGACTTCAGCAGTTGCTAATGCTGAGCAGAAGGGTGTCTCGGATCTCGATCGTCTCTTTATCAAAGAGATTATGGTCGATCAGGGACCAGTTTTGAAGCGTTTCCTCCCAAGAGCACAAGGCCGTGCGACTAAGATTCGTAAACCGACCAGCCACATCCTCGTGGTCCTGGCGGAGAAATAA
- a CDS encoding 50S ribosomal protein L6: MSRIGKKPVIIPAGVKVSLSGTTMKVQGPGGTLTRELSAGVLITVEADRVIVDQDPQSDNTAALHGLTRTLIANMVEGVTKGFARVLDINGVGYRADVRGTTLNLLLGFSHPIDYVLPDGVSAEVEKQTKITLKGIDKELVGAVAAKIRSFRSPEPYKGKGIKYAEERIIRKAGKTGKK; this comes from the coding sequence ATGTCACGAATCGGTAAAAAACCCGTAATTATCCCTGCCGGTGTCAAGGTTTCGCTTAGTGGGACAACCATGAAAGTGCAGGGGCCAGGTGGCACTCTTACCCGTGAACTTTCTGCCGGTGTTCTGATTACAGTTGAGGCTGATCGAGTTATTGTCGATCAGGATCCTCAGTCTGATAATACAGCGGCGTTGCACGGTCTGACACGAACTTTGATCGCTAACATGGTTGAAGGTGTAACTAAAGGCTTCGCCAGAGTACTCGATATTAATGGCGTCGGTTATCGTGCAGATGTAAGAGGTACAACCCTCAACCTTCTTCTTGGATTTTCCCATCCGATTGACTACGTTCTGCCGGATGGTGTTTCTGCTGAAGTAGAAAAGCAGACGAAGATCACCCTTAAAGGGATTGATAAAGAGCTCGTAGGAGCTGTTGCCGCAAAAATACGTTCATTTCGTAGTCCTGAGCCTTACAAGGGCAAAGGGATTAAATATGCAGAAGAGCGGATTATCCGCAAAGCCGGCAAAACCGGTAAGAAATAA
- a CDS encoding 50S ribosomal protein L24, which yields MAAKWLHVKKSDTVMVIAGKEKGKSGKVLQVFPSKGRLTVENLNMIKRHKRPTRGKTDGGIFEREAALDASNVMIVCGSCNKPTRTGARILTDGTKARFCKKCNELLDK from the coding sequence ATGGCGGCAAAGTGGCTGCATGTAAAAAAGAGTGATACCGTAATGGTGATCGCTGGCAAAGAAAAGGGGAAGTCAGGCAAGGTTTTGCAGGTTTTTCCTTCAAAAGGCCGACTCACCGTTGAAAATCTTAATATGATCAAGCGTCACAAGCGTCCTACCCGTGGAAAAACGGATGGAGGTATCTTTGAGCGGGAAGCCGCTCTGGATGCATCGAATGTGATGATTGTGTGTGGTTCCTGCAACAAACCGACAAGGACCGGAGCGCGTATTCTTACCGACGGAACCAAGGCTCGTTTTTGCAAGAAGTGCAACGAACTTCTCGACAAGTAA
- a CDS encoding 30S ribosomal protein S17: MAIERGNRKTRIGIVVSDKMEKTVVVQLDQLVAHPIYKKYIKRRVKIKAHDELNESKVGDKVLIVETRPLSRDKRWRVREIIEKYVSV, translated from the coding sequence ATGGCAATCGAACGCGGGAATAGAAAAACCCGGATTGGAATCGTGGTCAGCGACAAGATGGAAAAGACTGTCGTTGTGCAGCTTGACCAGTTGGTTGCGCATCCGATTTACAAAAAGTACATCAAACGGCGCGTTAAAATTAAAGCCCATGATGAACTAAATGAGTCTAAAGTGGGCGATAAGGTGCTGATCGTGGAGACCAGACCGCTTTCGCGTGACAAGCGGTGGCGAGTCCGCGAGATTATTGAAAAGTACGTCAGCGTATAG
- a CDS encoding 50S ribosomal protein L16 gives MLMPKKVKHRKQFKGRMRGAAPGGTELNFGDFGLQSLDCAWVSARQIEAARRAMTRYVKRGGKIWIRVFPHKPLTSKPAETRMGSGKGSLDSWAAVVRPGVILYEMHGVEESVAREAFRLAAHKLPIKTKFVIREEIGYEG, from the coding sequence ATGTTGATGCCGAAAAAGGTTAAACATAGAAAGCAATTTAAAGGGCGTATGCGTGGTGCTGCGCCAGGCGGAACTGAACTGAATTTTGGTGATTTCGGTCTTCAGTCTCTTGATTGTGCATGGGTTTCGGCCCGACAGATCGAGGCAGCACGTCGTGCTATGACCCGCTATGTCAAGCGTGGTGGTAAAATCTGGATTCGCGTCTTCCCGCACAAGCCTTTAACTAGCAAACCTGCTGAAACTCGTATGGGTAGCGGTAAAGGTTCTTTAGATAGTTGGGCTGCGGTTGTACGTCCTGGTGTTATATTGTATGAAATGCATGGGGTTGAAGAATCTGTTGCCCGTGAAGCATTTCGACTTGCCGCCCACAAGCTGCCGATCAAAACCAAGTTTGTGATTCGTGAGGAGATAGGTTATGAAGGCTAG
- a CDS encoding 50S ribosomal protein L18: MNVACERRNARLKRKIRVRRVVQGSPERPRLSVFRSAKHIYAQIIEDTTGRTLAAVSTVNKEVAAECDCTGNVESAKAVGTAIAKKALEKNISKVVFDRNGFLYHGRVKALADAAREAGLIF; this comes from the coding sequence GTGAACGTCGCATGTGAAAGGCGTAATGCTCGGCTGAAAAGAAAGATACGTGTACGGCGCGTCGTCCAGGGTTCTCCTGAACGCCCCCGTCTCTCGGTCTTTCGCAGTGCCAAGCATATCTATGCACAGATCATTGAGGACACTACCGGGCGTACCCTGGCTGCTGTCTCCACGGTCAACAAAGAAGTGGCCGCGGAGTGTGATTGCACCGGGAATGTCGAGTCGGCCAAAGCGGTCGGAACGGCTATTGCCAAAAAAGCACTTGAGAAAAACATCAGCAAGGTTGTTTTTGACCGGAATGGTTTTCTCTATCACGGCCGTGTGAAGGCGCTAGCGGACGCGGCGCGTGAAGCCGGGTTGATTTTTTAG
- a CDS encoding adenylate kinase: MRIILLGPPGAGKGTQAKAITERFAIPQISTGDILRAAVRDGTPMGGRAKVFMTSGELVPDEVVVGIVCERLQQPDCSSGFILDGFPRTVAQADALGKTLLQMNYPLQAVISLNADEEVLVERLTGRRSCRSCGLGYHIKFSPSQRPNCCDACGAELYQRDDDREETIRHRLLVYRDQTSPLIAYYREQGLLFSVDGMEDISVVQEEIVTILSALR; this comes from the coding sequence ATGAGAATTATACTACTTGGACCCCCTGGTGCTGGAAAGGGGACGCAAGCCAAGGCTATAACCGAGCGATTTGCTATTCCCCAGATCTCCACCGGTGATATACTCCGAGCCGCAGTGCGTGATGGTACGCCTATGGGGGGTAGAGCTAAAGTTTTTATGACTTCGGGGGAGCTGGTTCCCGATGAAGTTGTTGTAGGTATTGTATGTGAGCGTCTTCAGCAGCCTGATTGCTCTTCGGGTTTTATTTTAGACGGTTTTCCTCGCACGGTTGCTCAGGCAGACGCGCTTGGGAAGACACTGTTGCAGATGAATTACCCTTTACAGGCAGTCATTTCCTTGAATGCTGATGAGGAAGTCCTCGTAGAGCGTTTGACGGGACGGCGTTCTTGTCGTTCTTGTGGTTTGGGTTATCATATAAAGTTCAGTCCTTCTCAGCGGCCTAATTGTTGCGATGCTTGTGGTGCTGAGTTATATCAGCGTGATGATGATCGTGAAGAGACGATTCGTCACCGTTTGTTGGTTTATCGAGATCAGACATCACCCTTGATCGCATATTACCGCGAGCAGGGTTTGCTTTTTAGTGTCGACGGCATGGAAGATATCTCGGTTGTTCAAGAGGAAATTGTAACTATCTTATCGGCTTTACGGTGA
- a CDS encoding 50S ribosomal protein L30, translating to MAGQLKVTKTKSGIARNAYFTKVLKGLGLTRMHQSVFLQDTPEIRGMIRKVAHMVVVEE from the coding sequence ATGGCTGGACAATTAAAGGTAACCAAAACGAAGAGCGGTATTGCCCGTAACGCGTATTTTACCAAGGTCCTTAAAGGCTTGGGCTTGACTAGGATGCATCAAAGTGTATTCCTGCAGGATACCCCGGAAATTCGCGGGATGATTCGCAAGGTCGCCCATATGGTTGTTGTCGAAGAATAG
- a CDS encoding 50S ribosomal protein L14, with protein sequence MIQMQTTLDVADNSGARKLCCIKVLGGSKRKYAGIGDIIICSVKESIPASKVKKGDVVRAVIVRTAKEVGRPDGSHIRFDNNSAVVVNAAGDPIGTRIFGPVARELRAKRFMKIVSLAPEVL encoded by the coding sequence ATGATCCAGATGCAGACGACACTGGATGTAGCTGATAATTCCGGCGCGCGCAAGCTCTGCTGCATCAAGGTGCTCGGCGGATCGAAGCGTAAATATGCGGGTATCGGTGACATTATTATCTGCTCGGTAAAGGAATCGATTCCTGCATCGAAGGTAAAAAAAGGCGATGTCGTGCGTGCAGTTATCGTCAGAACGGCCAAAGAAGTTGGTCGTCCCGATGGCTCGCATATTAGATTCGATAATAACTCGGCAGTGGTTGTAAATGCTGCTGGCGATCCGATTGGAACCCGTATCTTCGGCCCTGTGGCGCGCGAACTCCGTGCAAAGCGTTTTATGAAGATCGTGTCCCTGGCTCCCGAAGTTCTTTGA
- a CDS encoding 50S ribosomal protein L5, which yields MARLKDIYQSELAPKLLTELGLKNKMDVPRVEKVVINMGLGDAIQNIKILEAAVEELGKITGQKAVVTKAKKSIAAFKLREGMPIGCMVTLRRDRAYEFLDRLINISLPRVRDFRGVSSKAFDGRGNYTLGVREQLIFPEIEVDKVDKVKGLNVTIVTTARTDEQGRALLAAMGMPFRK from the coding sequence ATGGCAAGGCTGAAAGATATTTACCAGTCTGAACTGGCACCCAAGCTTCTTACAGAGCTTGGGCTCAAGAATAAAATGGATGTTCCTCGTGTCGAGAAGGTCGTCATCAATATGGGCCTCGGTGACGCCATACAGAATATCAAAATTCTTGAGGCAGCAGTCGAAGAGCTAGGCAAGATCACTGGCCAAAAGGCGGTCGTCACCAAAGCGAAGAAGTCGATTGCAGCATTCAAGTTGCGCGAAGGAATGCCTATCGGTTGCATGGTAACCTTACGGCGTGACCGTGCTTATGAATTCCTTGATCGTTTGATCAATATTAGTCTTCCGCGTGTTCGTGACTTTCGAGGTGTCTCTTCGAAGGCTTTTGACGGACGCGGCAACTACACCCTGGGTGTCAGGGAGCAGTTGATTTTTCCCGAGATAGAGGTCGATAAAGTCGACAAAGTCAAGGGCCTGAATGTTACCATTGTGACGACTGCTCGAACTGACGAACAGGGCCGTGCCCTGTTGGCGGCGATGGGCATGCCGTTTCGCAAGTAA
- a CDS encoding 50S ribosomal protein L29: MKASEIRNLSATDLQKKASDLNQELFTLKFQLHTGHLENSSRINDVRRDIARVNTILQEKQG, translated from the coding sequence ATGAAGGCTAGTGAAATCCGTAACCTTTCTGCAACTGATTTGCAGAAGAAAGCGTCCGATTTGAACCAGGAGCTTTTTACCCTCAAGTTTCAACTTCATACCGGTCACCTGGAAAATTCGTCACGTATTAATGACGTGCGCAGGGATATTGCCCGGGTTAACACAATCCTGCAAGAAAAGCAGGGATAA
- a CDS encoding type Z 30S ribosomal protein S14, whose product MAKKSMMIKAARPKKFAVQNYNRCPLCGRPRAYYRKFDMCRICLRKLASVGKLPGVIKSSW is encoded by the coding sequence GTGGCAAAGAAATCGATGATGATCAAGGCCGCACGCCCCAAGAAATTTGCGGTTCAGAACTACAACCGCTGCCCGCTGTGCGGTCGGCCGCGCGCCTACTACCGCAAATTCGACATGTGTCGTATCTGTCTGCGCAAGTTGGCGTCCGTCGGTAAATTACCCGGCGTGATCAAGTCCAGCTGGTAA
- a CDS encoding preprotein translocase subunit SecY — MIASIQNIFNIPELRRRIFFTLGMLAVYRIGCHIPTPGIDSQVLAQFFSGTEGTLLGLVSAFTGGALERMTIFALGIMPYISASIILQLLTVVFEPVQRLSKEGEQGRKTITRWTRYGTVVLSVIQGAGIAIGLQTMRGPAGEPVVTHPGIAFILLTIITLTAGTAFIMWIGEQITERGIGNGISLIIFAGIVATIPSAIVNSLRLVKTGAMGPMVLLLILAAMVFVIWAIVFMERAQRRIPIHHAKRVVGMKTYGGQSSHLPLKLNMAGVIPPIFASSIIMFPATIASLVDIPWIRSVAGMMTPSNWLYNVLFVAFIIFFCYFYTAVTFNPVDVAENVKRQGGYVPGIRPGTETADYLDVVLGRLTFAGAIYVSAVCVLPTILISKFNVPFYFGGTSLLIVVGVGLDTAAQIEAHLISRSYEGFMKGASIKGRRD, encoded by the coding sequence GTGATAGCCAGTATTCAGAATATCTTTAATATTCCCGAACTGCGCCGGCGCATTTTCTTTACATTAGGGATGCTGGCTGTCTACCGGATAGGATGTCATATTCCTACCCCAGGTATCGATTCTCAGGTCCTTGCTCAGTTCTTTTCCGGGACGGAGGGGACTCTGCTTGGCTTGGTGAGTGCATTTACGGGTGGTGCATTAGAGCGAATGACAATCTTTGCTTTAGGAATCATGCCGTATATCAGCGCTTCCATTATTTTACAACTGCTAACGGTTGTCTTTGAGCCTGTACAACGTCTGTCTAAAGAGGGGGAGCAAGGACGAAAAACCATCACACGTTGGACACGTTATGGTACGGTCGTTCTCTCTGTAATCCAAGGTGCAGGGATTGCAATTGGACTTCAGACCATGCGAGGACCAGCCGGTGAGCCGGTGGTTACTCATCCCGGTATAGCTTTTATTCTGCTGACTATTATTACCTTAACTGCCGGAACAGCTTTTATAATGTGGATCGGCGAACAGATTACTGAACGTGGTATTGGTAATGGTATATCTCTGATTATCTTTGCCGGCATTGTCGCAACTATACCGTCGGCAATAGTGAATTCCTTGAGACTGGTTAAAACCGGGGCGATGGGACCAATGGTGTTGCTGTTAATACTCGCCGCAATGGTTTTTGTGATTTGGGCGATTGTCTTTATGGAGCGCGCCCAGCGGCGGATTCCTATTCATCATGCTAAGCGTGTGGTCGGGATGAAAACGTATGGTGGGCAGTCTAGTCACCTCCCTCTAAAGCTGAACATGGCCGGAGTAATCCCTCCGATTTTCGCTAGTTCAATAATTATGTTTCCAGCCACTATTGCAAGTTTAGTCGATATCCCTTGGATTCGTAGTGTAGCTGGGATGATGACTCCAAGCAATTGGCTTTATAATGTATTATTTGTTGCTTTTATCATTTTTTTCTGCTACTTCTACACGGCTGTCACGTTTAACCCGGTCGATGTCGCTGAAAATGTGAAACGTCAAGGTGGTTATGTCCCCGGTATCCGTCCAGGAACAGAGACCGCCGATTATTTGGATGTAGTACTCGGACGTCTAACTTTTGCTGGCGCTATCTATGTCTCTGCAGTTTGTGTTCTGCCGACAATCTTAATTAGTAAATTCAATGTTCCCTTTTATTTTGGTGGGACGTCATTGCTGATAGTAGTCGGCGTCGGTCTTGATACTGCTGCCCAGATTGAGGCGCACCTTATATCTCGTTCCTATGAGGGATTCATGAAGGGTGCATCAATAAAGGGCCGGCGGGATTAG